TTATTTATAATAATTTTTGTAAAAATAAGTAGGAGCTTAACGAAGTTCTCTTATTAAAGAACTTTACTAAGCTCCCACCATAATGTAACCTTTGTTTACAAATACAACACGAAGACGCATTATGCAATATTTACTATACTTTAAAAACTATTTTTGTCAAGTTTCTTGTAAGAATTTTTACAAAAAAATACTTTATTAAATTCTCTTGTTAAAGAACTTAATAAAGTGGGGGTACTTAACTGAATTTATTTTAATAAAAATAATTCAACAAATTAAATATAGTTTAATTTAGAATTAAAATCAATTTGTCTTTTTACAAAAAAATAACTTATTTAAATTCTTTTTGTTAAAAAGTTTAAATAAGTTCTATTTTAAAAGAGAGCAAAAATAAAATGTTTCTTTTTAAGAATTTAAATCAAGATTATAGTACCTCTGTTTAAAAAATAAGCTATATGCCACCTTGATATTTTAAAAATTTTAATCATTCTCAATTGAAAAAATACTTATTAAATATAGAGTAAATAATTGGAGCAAGTGTTATTCCTGCTATTAGCATTACTTGTATTGTTCTATTACTTGCATTAAGTTCATTTTTTAAACTGGATATATCCTTTTGCAAGGTTTTTTCTACACTATCTATTTTAGTATTTACACTATCTATTTTTGCATTAAGTTCGTTTTTTACGTTGTCTATTTTAGTATTTACACTGTCTATTTTTGCATTAAGTTCGTTTTTTACACTATCTATTTTTGCATTAAGTTCGTTTTTTACACTATCTATTTTTGCATTAAGTTCGTTTTTTACACTATCTATTTTCGCATCTAAGCTAGATATATCTTTTTGAAAGTTCTTTTCCACATTGATTATTTGTTGTTCTAAAGAATTCATTCTCTCTTTTAAAACTTCAAAGTTGTAATTATCGTTCTGCAATAAAACAAAATCTATTGCCTCTTCGCTAAACCCTTTATTTAAAAATTCCAACCTTATATTTTCTATTTTAACAGCATTGTAGGATAAATTACTCATAAAATCCCCTTTATTATCCTTTTAATTCTTTATATTTCTTTAAAAGTTTCTTAATTAAATCCTTTTGATTTTCAAGAAGTTCTTCCAAAATAAACGCTGTAAATTTGGCATTATTTTTGTAAAAATCATAGCTTTCTTGTTTTTTAAGCTGAAATCTTAAGGGTTTTATAGGGTTTTGTTTTGACTTTTTTATTGTTTTGCTTTCTTTATTTCTTAATATAATTAACGTTTCTAGTATGCCATTTTTTATTAGAAATTCTTCTTGTATAATCCCATCTTCTATTGCATTAGCAATTTTTAAATAATTATAGACCTGTGCTCTTGCAAGTCTATAATCTTTAGAAAAAGCTTCAAAACTTTTATATCCATCAAGTTTATAATATTCATTATCTTTAATTTCTTTTAAAATTTTTAAAGTTTCTAACTTACAATAGATTTCTTTTTTAGAATTAATTTTTAATTTTTCTTTTAAAGAATTATAATGATTTAATGCACTATCAGCAATAATATAATTTTCATTATCGCTTAGATCTCTTTTATTAACCTTAATATCCAATTTAAACTCCTTTTACACTTAATAGTCTAATTATTAGACTTTATATTTTTTGAAAAAAAATTTCTAAAATATTTTCATATTCTTTTATATAATCTTTATTTAAATCAAAATTATTATTTTCTGCTATTCGTCTATTTAGGTCCTCTCTTTCAGATATTATTCCTAAAAATCTATCTCTTGTTTTTAACATTTTAAACAATGTTTTGTGTGTTCTATTTTTTTTAAATCTTGTTATTATTAAAAATATAGGTAAAAATAAATTTAATTTTCTTACAAAAAAATTAAATAAATCTAAACTTTCTACCGCCCACTTTTCAGCCGTCATTGGAATTATTATATAATCACTACAGAAAAGTGCATTTTTTAACGTAACATCTAAACTAGGATTTGTATCGATGACTATATAGTCATATATATTATGCAAAGTTCCCAAACTAGTTTTTAACAAAAAATCTTTATACTCGATTTTATCTTCGCTAAAATTATGTAGCGTAAGATAGCTAGGTATAAGATCAAGATTATTATCTATATTTAGAATAGTACTATCGATGTCTACATTTTCTTTCAAAATTTCATAAATATTATATTTGGTAAAATTAATACCTAGTTTTTCTATTTTTTCGTAAAAATAACTAGTAACTGATGCTTGAGTATCCATATCAATTAAAAGAACTTTATTATCTTTTGCAAGTAATGTTGCTAATATAATAGCACTTGTGCTTTTGCCAACGCCGCCCTTAATTGACGCAATTGTTATTATTTTAGGTTTTTTAGTATCCATTTCGTTAACGGTCCTTGTTCTGGGTATTTTTTCCCATAAAATTCATATACTTGTTTTTCTAAATCTGTAAACATACTAAATAATATTTTATTGTAGTGGTTATTCATCCGTTGTTTATCTAGCAAGCGGTATAATCCCTTAAAGTAGAAAAAAACACTGCCTGCTTTAAATCTAACTTCCATATAATATGCTCTTGCAAATCCGTAAGATTTTCTATTCCCATTTAATTGATACTTTATAATAGCCTTTTTTATAGGTTTTCTAAACCCGTAAAAAATTCCAATAAATTTGTCACCTTCTTTAATAGGGTATAAATGTGTTTCTTCAACAATTCTTTCTCCATTAAACAATGCCCTTAATGACACTCGAAATTCATTTTTTTTCTCATAAACTCCAAATTTATAAACGTCCATCATTATTTTGGTATGGTACATGGCTTTACCATTTTCTTTTTCGATCAAAATAAATCTTTCTTTATTTTGGCATTCTACTTTACATTTTCCTTTTTTAATAGTTTCTGGTGCACTTTCCATGTTCAATCCTTATACAACTTCTTTTAACATTAAAGAATTATTTTCATTTTTTATCAGCTCTAATAGTTCATAATAATACGTATCAAATACTTTATTATATTCTAATTTCTTTTTGCTATTCAAATATTTTTTTATAATTGGCTTGAGAAATTCAATATTTGCCTTTTCTTTTAGTTGTTCAATAAGA
This portion of the Borreliella spielmanii genome encodes:
- the bdr gene encoding Bdr family repetitive protein, giving the protein MSNLSYNAVKIENIRLEFLNKGFSEEAIDFVLLQNDNYNFEVLKERMNSLEQQIINVEKNFQKDISSLDAKIDSVKNELNAKIDSVKNELNAKIDSVKNELNAKIDSVNTKIDNVKNELNAKIDSVNTKIDSVEKTLQKDISSLKNELNASNRTIQVMLIAGITLAPIIYSIFNKYFFN
- a CDS encoding chromosome replication/partitioning protein, whose protein sequence is MDIKVNKRDLSDNENYIIADSALNHYNSLKEKLKINSKKEIYCKLETLKILKEIKDNEYYKLDGYKSFEAFSKDYRLARAQVYNYLKIANAIEDGIIQEEFLIKNGILETLIILRNKESKTIKKSKQNPIKPLRFQLKKQESYDFYKNNAKFTAFILEELLENQKDLIKKLLKKYKELKG
- a CDS encoding ParA family protein, which gives rise to MDTKKPKIITIASIKGGVGKSTSAIILATLLAKDNKVLLIDMDTQASVTSYFYEKIEKLGINFTKYNIYEILKENVDIDSTILNIDNNLDLIPSYLTLHNFSEDKIEYKDFLLKTSLGTLHNIYDYIVIDTNPSLDVTLKNALFCSDYIIIPMTAEKWAVESLDLFNFFVRKLNLFLPIFLIITRFKKNRTHKTLFKMLKTRDRFLGIISEREDLNRRIAENNNFDLNKDYIKEYENILEIFFQKI
- a CDS encoding DUF226 domain-containing protein yields the protein MESAPETIKKGKCKVECQNKERFILIEKENGKAMYHTKIMMDVYKFGVYEKKNEFRVSLRALFNGERIVEETHLYPIKEGDKFIGIFYGFRKPIKKAIIKYQLNGNRKSYGFARAYYMEVRFKAGSVFFYFKGLYRLLDKQRMNNHYNKILFSMFTDLEKQVYEFYGKKYPEQGPLTKWILKNLK